The Thermothielavioides terrestris NRRL 8126 chromosome 2, complete sequence genome includes a region encoding these proteins:
- a CDS encoding homoserine O-acetyltransferase-like protein (Contains conserved domain: PRK08775[PRK08775], homoserine O-acetyltransferase): MRSRGLASSLRHASTAVSRAASPRTRPFSSNAPPPALREQAPGRNSAPSNPAIEFPCLDVLETRSATLQKQVFARSDESGPEPSYTVGATQIYHCREPLILDHGGRLQEFDIAYETWGQMNPDRSNVILLHTGLSASSHAHSTPDNPQPGWWEKFIGPGLALDTDKYFVICTNVIGGCYGSTGPSSIDPSDGKRYATRFPILTIQDMVRAQFRLLDHLGVSKLYASVGSSMGGMQSLAAGVEFPSRVGRIVSISACARSHPYSIAMRYVQRRAIVNDPNWNRGFYYGRVPPHVGMKLAREIATITYRSGPEWEQRFGRRRADPSQPPALCPDFLVETYLDHAGEKFCLTYDPNSLIYVSKAMDLFDLGAANQARTAARRAARLSGAALSSSSSSSDPICNLTLPDKPYEEQPESTLPSDPDAELLAPPPPSQLPQQQRQPQPQQPPADLVAGLAGLREHPVLVMGVASDILFPAWQQREVAEALRRAAAAAGVEPRVEHHELSEEQSLFGHDTFLLDVENVGGAVRRFLG, from the exons ATGAGGTCGAGGGGGCTTGCATCAAGTCTGCGCCATGCGTCGACCGCCGTCTCTCGTGCCGCTTCCCCGCGGACAAGGCCCTTCTCCAGCAATGCGCC ACCTCCAGCCCTCCGTGAACAAGCTCCCGGCCGCAATAGCGCGCCCTCGAACCCCGCCATTGAGTTCCCTTGCCTCGATGTTCTCGAAACACGATCGGCAACGTTGCAGAAGCAAGTCTTCGCACGTTCCGACGAGAGCGGCCCCGAGCCGTCCTACACGGTCGGCGCGACCCAGATCTACCACTGCCGCGAGCCGCTCATCCTCGAtcacggcggccgcctccaaGAGTTCGACATCGCCTACGAGACGTGGGGCCAGATGAACCCGGACCGCTCCAACGTGATTCTGCTGCACACCGGCCTGTCCGCCTCGTCCCACGCCCACTCGACCCCCGATAACCCGCAGCCGGGCTGGTGGGAGAAGTTCATCGGCCCCGGTCTGGCGCTCGACACCGACAAATACTTTGTCATCTGCACCAACGTCATCGGCGGGTGCTACGGCTCGACGGGACCGTCGAGCATCGACCCGTCCGACGGCAAGCGCTACGCGACGCGTTTCCCGATCCTGACCATCCAGGACATGGTGCGCGCCCAGTTCCGCCTGCTCGACCACCTCGGCGTGTCCAAGCTGTACGCCAGCGTCGGCTCCAGCATGGGCGGCATGCAGTCGCTCGCCGCGGGCGTCGAGTTCCCCTCGCGCGTTGGCCGCATCGTCTCCATcagcgcctgcgcgcgcAGCCACCCCTACAGCATCGCCATGCGCTAcgtgcagcgccgcgccatcgTCAACGACCCCAATTGGAACCGCGGCTTCTACTACGGCCGCGTGCCGCCCCACGTCGGCATGAAGCTCGCGCGCGAGATCGCCACCATCACCTACCGGTCCGGCCCCGAATGGGAGCAGCgcttcggccgccgccgcgccgacccTTCCCAGCCGCCCGCCCTCTGCCCGGACTTCCTCGTCGAGACCTACCTCGACCACGCCGGCGAGAAGTTCTGCCTGACCTACGACCCCAACAGCCTCATCTACGTCAGCAAGGCCATGGACCTGTTtgacctcggcgccgcgaACCAggcccgcaccgccgcccgccgcgccgcccgcctctccggcgccgccctctcctcctcctcctcctcctccgaccCTATCTGCAACCTCACTTTACCCGACAAGCCCTACGAGGAGCAGCCCGAATCAACCCTGCCGAGCGACCCGGacgccgagctcctcgccccaccaccaccatcacaaCTACCACAGCAACAACGCCAACCACAACCGCAACAGCCGCCCGcggacctcgtcgccggcctggccggcctgcgcgagcACCCGGTCCTGGTCATGGGCGTGGCCAGCGACATCCTCTTCCCGGCgtggcagcagcgcgaggtggcggaggcgctgcggcgggcggcggcggccgccggcgtcgaacCCCGCGTCGAGCACCACGAGCTGAGCGAGGAGCAGAGCCTGTTCGGGCACGACACCTTCCTGCTTGACGTGGAGAACGTCGGCGGGGCCGTGAGGCGGTTTCTGGGGTAG